Proteins encoded in a region of the Ruegeria sp. AD91A genome:
- a CDS encoding CpaF family protein, which yields MFSRYKKQPIAQPVKTPAQPPETEASTAQETPVATAVARKPVKKIAGEVASSDRDRKRKERLGEIKIELHRELLENLNLAALENAGESELRAEISAIASEVLETRNIVLNREDRSQLNKELYDEVTGLGPLEALLQDDTVNDILVNGPQQIFVERSGKLEISDITFKDEKHLMRIIDKIVSAVGRRVDESNPYVDARLADGSRFNAMVPPIAVDGSLVSIRKFKKDKLGIDDLVNFGAFTEEMAAYLQAAVSTRLNIIVSGGTGSGKTTTLNALSSFIDDAERILTIEDTAELQLQQTHVGRMESRPPNVEGKGEVSPRDCLKNALRMRPDRIIVGETRGAEVIDMLQAMNTGHDGSMTTIHANSARDGISRLENMIAMAGIEMPIKAVRSQIASAVNLIVQASRLQDGSRRMTSITEITGMEGDVISMQEIFRFQRVGLTPDNKIIGHFTATGVRSHYSERFRLWGFDLPASIYDPTTM from the coding sequence GTGTTTTCAAGATACAAAAAGCAGCCCATAGCGCAGCCCGTCAAAACGCCGGCGCAACCGCCCGAAACTGAGGCGTCCACAGCGCAAGAGACACCTGTTGCGACTGCCGTGGCCCGCAAGCCTGTGAAAAAGATTGCAGGTGAGGTCGCAAGCTCGGACCGGGATCGGAAACGCAAAGAGCGGCTGGGCGAGATCAAGATCGAACTACACCGCGAGTTGCTCGAAAACCTGAACCTGGCAGCACTGGAAAACGCTGGCGAATCGGAGTTGCGTGCTGAAATCAGTGCAATCGCCAGTGAAGTTCTGGAAACAAGAAACATTGTTCTGAACCGCGAAGACCGGTCCCAGCTGAACAAGGAACTTTATGACGAGGTAACGGGGCTTGGGCCGCTTGAAGCATTGCTTCAGGACGATACGGTCAACGATATTCTGGTGAACGGTCCACAACAGATCTTTGTGGAACGCTCCGGTAAGCTGGAAATCAGCGATATTACCTTCAAGGATGAAAAGCACCTGATGCGGATCATCGACAAGATCGTGTCCGCCGTGGGCCGTCGAGTTGACGAATCCAACCCGTATGTTGACGCCCGTCTGGCCGATGGCTCGCGTTTCAACGCTATGGTGCCACCGATTGCGGTGGACGGATCGCTTGTTTCCATTCGTAAGTTCAAGAAAGATAAGCTGGGCATTGACGATCTGGTCAATTTCGGGGCGTTCACCGAAGAAATGGCCGCCTATTTGCAGGCCGCCGTGTCCACCCGGCTGAACATCATCGTTTCCGGGGGTACGGGTTCTGGTAAAACGACCACGCTCAACGCCCTGTCCAGTTTCATCGACGACGCCGAGCGCATTCTGACCATCGAGGATACGGCGGAACTTCAGCTGCAACAGACGCATGTGGGCAGGATGGAAAGCCGCCCGCCCAACGTGGAAGGCAAAGGTGAGGTCAGTCCGCGTGACTGTCTGAAAAACGCCCTGCGTATGCGTCCTGACCGTATCATCGTGGGTGAGACGCGTGGTGCCGAGGTGATCGATATGTTGCAGGCCATGAACACAGGCCACGACGGATCGATGACCACGATCCACGCCAACTCGGCCCGGGACGGTATTTCACGTCTGGAAAACATGATCGCCATGGCCGGGATCGAAATGCCGATCAAAGCCGTCCGCAGTCAGATCGCTTCGGCTGTCAACCTGATCGTGCAGGCCAGTCGTCTGCAGGACGGTTCGCGCCGGATGACCTCGATCACCGAGATCACCGGGATGGAAGGTGACGTGATTTCCATGCAGGAAATCTTTCGTTTTCAACGCGTTGGCCTGACACCCGACAACAAGATCATCGGACACTTTACCGCGACCGGCGTGCGCAGCCACTATTCGGAACGCTTCCGTCTTTGGGGCTTTGATTTGCCAGCGTCCATCTACGACCCAACCACAATGTAG
- a CDS encoding type II secretion system F family protein, protein MQLPMEAIIYVAIFVGVLALVEGIYLVAFGKSISLNSRVNRRLDMLEKGAGREQVLEQLRKEMQQHMKSQSIPLYSLLADKAQKAAIAFSPRQLIMIMGLVSAMAFVGLSIGTATDTALRIVVSIAIGIGGVYAWVNHKAKKRMGMIEEQLPDAVELMVRSLRVGNPFVSTIQVVANEVQDPLGTEFGVIADECAYGRDVGEALKDMAERLDMQDMRFLAVAVGIQQQSGGNLAEILAGLAKVIRARFRLFRRVKAITAEAQWSGKFLSGFPVACLIFILVKDPGYYDDVLDHPWFIPACFVVAILLTLNLIVMKIITNIKV, encoded by the coding sequence ATGCAATTGCCTATGGAGGCGATCATTTATGTCGCCATCTTTGTGGGGGTTCTTGCCTTGGTCGAGGGCATCTATCTTGTCGCCTTCGGCAAGTCCATCAGCCTGAACAGCCGGGTCAACCGGCGTCTGGACATGCTGGAAAAGGGTGCTGGGCGCGAACAGGTGCTGGAACAGCTGCGCAAAGAGATGCAGCAGCATATGAAGTCGCAGAGCATCCCTCTGTACTCACTGCTGGCAGACAAGGCGCAAAAGGCGGCAATCGCGTTCTCTCCACGTCAATTGATCATGATCATGGGCCTGGTATCCGCCATGGCCTTTGTCGGATTGAGCATCGGCACCGCTACGGACACGGCACTGCGCATCGTTGTTTCCATCGCAATCGGCATCGGTGGCGTTTACGCCTGGGTCAACCACAAGGCCAAGAAACGAATGGGTATGATCGAAGAACAACTGCCGGACGCGGTTGAACTGATGGTGCGATCTCTGCGTGTCGGAAATCCATTTGTATCGACAATTCAAGTGGTTGCAAACGAAGTCCAGGATCCGCTGGGAACCGAATTTGGCGTTATCGCCGATGAATGTGCCTATGGTCGCGATGTGGGCGAGGCGCTAAAGGACATGGCTGAACGTCTGGACATGCAGGATATGCGCTTTCTGGCCGTAGCCGTGGGTATTCAGCAGCAATCTGGCGGTAACCTTGCTGAGATTTTGGCCGGATTGGCAAAGGTGATCCGTGCTCGTTTTCGCTTGTTCCGTCGCGTCAAGGCGATTACAGCCGAGGCACAATGGTCTGGTAAGTTCCTGTCCGGGTTTCCCGTCGCCTGTCTGATATTCATTCTGGTCAAGGACCCGGGCTATTACGACGATGTGTTGGATCACCCCTGGTTTATTCCCGCGTGTTTTGTTGTCGCTATCCTGCTGACATTGAACCTGATCGTCATGAAAATCATCACCAACATCAAGGTCTGA
- a CDS encoding AAA family ATPase, whose amino-acid sequence MTSATPQDDNTAILACTISRDVQNFDLLIEDMETILGERWGDLGFAEALAFFSQPEAEALEFVALAIDGEDEDNLSLLGEIITQANEKKVKVVLIAEDVTPASLHQLLRKGADEFVPYPLPEGELQEAIERMKQPDPVAVAQAAAVPLAGGESKEGALFVVQGLAGGVGATTLAVNLAWELACASDKDAPTVCLIDLDLQYGTVSTYLDLPRRETVFEMLSDTDAMDSEVFSQALQTYEEKLQVLTAPSDMVPLDLITPEDIQRVIDVARAHFDYVIVDMPKTLVLWSETVLQAAHVYFAMIELDMRSAQNALRLKRALQAEELPFNKLRFALNRAPKFTDLNGKSRVKRMGESLGISIDLLLPDGGKPVMQSGDHGLPLANAAAKNPLRREIAKLAKSLHSLGSSAEEAA is encoded by the coding sequence ATGACCAGCGCGACGCCGCAAGACGACAATACTGCAATCTTGGCCTGCACGATCAGTCGGGATGTTCAGAATTTCGACCTTTTGATCGAAGACATGGAAACCATCCTGGGCGAGCGCTGGGGGGATCTCGGATTTGCAGAAGCGTTAGCCTTTTTCAGCCAACCCGAAGCTGAAGCACTGGAATTTGTAGCGCTGGCTATCGACGGAGAAGATGAAGACAACCTTTCCCTGCTGGGTGAGATAATTACCCAAGCAAATGAAAAGAAAGTAAAAGTTGTTCTGATCGCCGAGGACGTTACTCCGGCTTCATTGCACCAACTGCTGCGCAAGGGCGCGGACGAGTTTGTGCCCTACCCTCTTCCGGAAGGTGAGTTGCAGGAAGCCATTGAGCGTATGAAGCAGCCAGACCCGGTTGCCGTGGCGCAAGCGGCTGCCGTTCCTCTGGCGGGTGGCGAATCAAAGGAAGGCGCCTTGTTTGTCGTTCAGGGTCTGGCGGGTGGTGTCGGAGCGACGACGCTGGCCGTTAACCTAGCTTGGGAACTGGCATGTGCCTCTGACAAGGACGCGCCAACTGTCTGCCTGATCGATCTGGACCTGCAATACGGTACCGTTTCCACCTACCTGGACCTGCCGCGGCGGGAAACAGTGTTTGAAATGTTATCGGACACAGATGCGATGGACAGCGAAGTGTTCTCGCAAGCTCTTCAAACATATGAAGAAAAATTGCAGGTTTTGACAGCCCCCTCTGATATGGTGCCGCTGGACCTGATTACTCCGGAAGACATTCAACGCGTGATTGACGTGGCGCGCGCGCATTTCGACTACGTCATTGTTGATATGCCGAAGACGCTTGTCCTGTGGTCTGAAACAGTTTTGCAGGCTGCCCATGTGTATTTCGCCATGATTGAGCTGGACATGCGGTCCGCCCAGAATGCCCTGCGCCTGAAGCGTGCTTTGCAGGCAGAGGAACTGCCATTCAACAAGTTGCGCTTTGCATTGAACCGGGCGCCGAAGTTTACCGACCTGAACGGAAAAAGCCGTGTGAAGCGCATGGGGGAAAGCCTTGGTATCTCCATCGACCTGCTACTGCCTGATGGCGGCAAACCGGTCATGCAAAGTGGGGATCACGGCCTGCCTCTGGCAAATGCGGCCGCCAAGAATCCGTTACGCCGGGAAATCGCAAAGCTGGCAAAGTCGCTTCACAGCCTTGGCAGCAGTGCCGAAGAAGCTGCGTAA
- a CDS encoding tetratricopeptide repeat protein: MLRATMFFAMVASCTEGLSPNGLDAPGIDAKGQAEDSIKVGNRLMAAGEYELALETFSRAALEQGMTPQVLTSLGTANVGLRRLGQAEKLLRRAVEDDTDWPVAWNNLGVLLMEKQDYPEAAQVFQRAYALDNGESDAIRDNLRLALAKMENPVNNTPQEQQEYTLEQLGDGQFTLRKIQ, translated from the coding sequence ATGCTCCGGGCCACCATGTTTTTTGCCATGGTGGCTTCTTGCACAGAAGGCCTGTCACCTAACGGATTGGATGCACCGGGAATTGACGCCAAAGGTCAGGCCGAGGACAGCATCAAAGTCGGAAACAGATTGATGGCCGCCGGAGAATACGAACTGGCGCTTGAAACTTTTTCCCGGGCCGCGCTGGAGCAGGGTATGACGCCCCAGGTCCTGACGTCTCTGGGCACCGCGAATGTCGGACTCCGCCGCTTGGGTCAGGCCGAAAAACTGCTGCGCCGTGCTGTAGAAGACGACACGGACTGGCCCGTAGCGTGGAACAATCTCGGTGTCCTGCTGATGGAGAAACAGGATTACCCTGAAGCCGCGCAAGTGTTTCAGCGGGCCTATGCGTTGGACAATGGCGAAAGTGACGCAATCCGGGACAATCTGCGCTTAGCACTCGCAAAAATGGAAAATCCTGTTAATAATACCCCACAAGAACAACAAGAATACACACTGGAGCAGCTTGGCGACGGGCAATTCACGCTACGCAAGATCCAGTAA
- a CDS encoding OmpA family protein → MQKWIITLGLSVAVAACTREAGYEIDAGTFGNATLNNVQVQSGELTYAQILSRRFAADVPSQVNFAFNSSQLDASAQRILLQQADWIKQFPEARFRVYGHTDAVGSTSYNKSLGLRRAQAVVAFLGQQGISRSRLEAVVSFGKTQPLVATQNRDRRNRRTVTEVSGFVDRNPQLLDGKYAEVIYREYVESATAVSQIQEVDAQDAGSGG, encoded by the coding sequence ATGCAGAAGTGGATTATCACACTGGGTCTTTCGGTCGCTGTCGCCGCATGTACGCGTGAGGCCGGGTACGAGATCGATGCAGGCACTTTCGGAAACGCGACATTAAACAATGTCCAGGTTCAAAGCGGTGAATTGACCTATGCGCAGATTCTCAGTCGCCGGTTTGCTGCTGACGTGCCCAGCCAGGTGAACTTTGCGTTCAACAGCTCGCAACTGGATGCTTCGGCTCAGCGTATTCTGTTGCAACAGGCGGACTGGATCAAACAGTTCCCCGAAGCCCGTTTCCGTGTTTACGGACATACGGACGCTGTAGGATCAACCAGCTACAACAAAAGCCTTGGCTTACGCCGTGCACAGGCAGTCGTCGCGTTTTTGGGACAACAGGGTATCTCGCGCTCACGGCTTGAGGCGGTGGTGTCCTTTGGCAAGACGCAACCGCTGGTCGCAACGCAAAACCGGGATCGCAGGAACCGCAGAACGGTCACCGAAGTTTCAGGATTTGTTGACCGTAACCCGCAGCTTCTGGATGGCAAATATGCCGAAGTCATCTATCGCGAATATGTAGAAAGTGCGACCGCTGTAAGCCAGATTCAGGAAGTTGACGCCCAGGACGCTGGCAGCGGTGGATAA
- a CDS encoding type II secretion system F family protein, whose translation MEFLTSINDLLTQHLGEFGPLIIVGVLGLILVLVAVTLMMKQPEDPLKKLQRSNAAPPKQKKGKKEQLRNSSRNEQLEKFATFLEPKNEEEYSAVELKLRQAGYRSKDSVRFFHFAQFSLGILGIFLGVMLVTVFSGGQEFTGTQMMIRVLVPGAIGYFAPKYWITRRVEERKEAITAGFPDTLDLMLVCVEAGQSLDQAIVRVAGEMSASYPDIAQEFETVAHEMKAGKDKDTVLRDFGVRCGVQDVNSFVTVMIQSATFGTSIAEALRVYAGEMRDKRVMRAEEAANKLPTKMTLVTMMLTVPPLLIILIGPSANVISSFGR comes from the coding sequence ATGGAATTCCTGACCAGCATCAATGACCTGTTGACCCAGCACTTGGGTGAGTTCGGCCCCCTGATCATTGTCGGCGTACTTGGCCTGATTTTGGTTCTGGTCGCTGTCACACTGATGATGAAGCAGCCGGAAGATCCCCTGAAGAAACTGCAAAGATCTAATGCTGCCCCTCCAAAGCAGAAAAAGGGGAAAAAAGAGCAGCTTCGAAACTCAAGCCGAAACGAACAGCTTGAGAAGTTCGCGACTTTTCTGGAGCCCAAGAACGAAGAAGAATATTCGGCCGTCGAGCTGAAACTGCGTCAGGCGGGCTACAGGTCGAAGGATTCAGTTCGGTTCTTTCACTTTGCGCAGTTTTCTTTGGGTATCCTTGGCATTTTCCTTGGTGTTATGTTGGTCACAGTCTTTTCCGGCGGCCAGGAGTTTACCGGAACACAGATGATGATCCGGGTGCTTGTTCCCGGCGCGATTGGCTATTTCGCACCAAAATACTGGATTACGCGCCGGGTTGAAGAACGGAAGGAAGCGATTACCGCCGGCTTTCCCGATACGCTCGACCTGATGCTCGTCTGCGTTGAGGCCGGTCAGTCGCTGGATCAGGCCATTGTTCGGGTAGCCGGTGAAATGAGTGCGTCGTATCCAGATATCGCGCAGGAATTCGAAACTGTCGCGCATGAAATGAAGGCTGGTAAGGACAAGGACACCGTCCTGCGTGATTTCGGCGTGCGATGTGGTGTGCAGGACGTGAACTCATTTGTTACCGTTATGATCCAATCGGCGACATTTGGCACATCGATTGCCGAGGCGTTGCGGGTTTACGCCGGTGAGATGCGCGACAAACGTGTGATGCGCGCCGAAGAGGCCGCGAACAAGTTGCCGACCAAGATGACTCTTGTCACAATGATGCTGACAGTACCGCCACTGCTGATTATTCTGATCGGCCCGTCGGCGAACGTTATTTCGAGTTTTGGACGCTAG
- a CDS encoding type II and III secretion system protein family protein, whose amino-acid sequence MTIRSWISATLLGLSLVMAPIGDTAWAETLRVVKKGTVETLDVPMNRAIVVESEQPFAELSIANAGIADISSLSERTIYVLGKAPGLTTLTLFDGAGNLLANVRVRVAPDVTEFKERLRQILPNEPIEVRTANDGIVLSGTISSSAKLARALELAERYAPERVSNLMSVGGVQQVMLKVRFAEMNRSVAKSLTASLGFGGGDVTGGFNTLNNQFALNNALSNNIPAVQANTGAILFGFGAGSTQVRLLLEALETKGLARSLAEPNLSALSGQEASFLAGGEVPIPVPQDDGVVAIEYKAFGVEMDFIPRVVDGDLINLEMGTAVSSIDQSSDFTINGDSVPSFITRRAKTTIELRDGESFAIAGLIQDNFADLSNQVPWLGDVPVLGALFRSADYQREQSELVVIITAHLVTPTRGETLALPTDRVKPPSEFDLFVNGRVARTQRTGAGGASEVAKQDFGSSYGYVLD is encoded by the coding sequence ATGACAATACGTTCCTGGATCAGCGCAACCCTGCTGGGGTTGTCGCTTGTTATGGCCCCCATTGGCGACACCGCCTGGGCCGAAACTTTGCGCGTGGTGAAGAAAGGGACTGTGGAAACACTCGACGTCCCGATGAACCGCGCAATTGTCGTAGAAAGCGAGCAACCGTTTGCAGAGCTCAGCATTGCCAACGCCGGCATTGCAGATATCTCTTCATTGTCGGAGCGCACAATCTATGTTCTGGGTAAGGCCCCCGGCCTTACCACGCTGACGCTGTTTGATGGCGCTGGCAATTTGTTGGCCAACGTTCGCGTCCGCGTCGCACCAGATGTCACGGAGTTCAAGGAACGTCTGCGTCAGATCCTGCCCAACGAACCCATCGAGGTTCGCACGGCAAATGATGGCATTGTTTTGTCCGGCACAATCTCCAGCTCGGCAAAACTGGCGCGCGCTTTGGAACTGGCTGAAAGATATGCTCCCGAGCGTGTTTCCAACCTGATGTCGGTCGGTGGTGTTCAGCAGGTCATGCTGAAGGTCCGCTTTGCGGAAATGAACCGCTCAGTCGCCAAAAGCCTGACAGCGTCGCTTGGTTTCGGCGGAGGTGACGTTACGGGGGGCTTCAACACGCTCAACAACCAGTTCGCACTGAACAACGCTTTGTCGAACAACATTCCGGCCGTTCAGGCCAATACAGGCGCGATCCTGTTTGGTTTCGGCGCAGGCTCGACGCAAGTTCGCCTGTTGTTGGAAGCACTTGAAACCAAAGGGTTGGCCCGCAGTCTGGCTGAACCGAACCTGTCCGCCTTGTCAGGTCAGGAAGCTTCCTTCTTGGCCGGCGGAGAAGTTCCGATCCCGGTACCACAGGATGATGGCGTTGTTGCCATTGAATACAAAGCATTCGGCGTTGAGATGGACTTCATCCCACGCGTTGTTGACGGTGATCTGATCAATCTTGAAATGGGCACCGCTGTTTCAAGTATCGATCAGAGCTCGGATTTCACCATCAACGGCGACTCCGTACCCAGCTTCATCACGCGCCGGGCAAAAACAACGATTGAACTTCGAGATGGTGAAAGCTTTGCCATTGCCGGTTTGATCCAGGATAACTTCGCCGATTTGAGTAATCAGGTCCCCTGGCTGGGTGATGTGCCCGTTCTTGGCGCGTTGTTCCGCAGCGCCGACTACCAGCGCGAGCAAAGCGAACTCGTGGTCATCATCACCGCGCATCTGGTTACGCCAACTCGTGGAGAGACACTTGCTCTTCCCACCGATCGGGTAAAACCGCCCAGCGAATTTGACCTGTTCGTGAATGGCAGGGTCGCGCGCACACAGCGCACTGGAGCCGGCGGAGCGTCAGAGGTTGCCAAGCAAGACTTCGGCAGCTCCTACGGCTACGTCCTAGATTGA